Below is a window of Polyangiaceae bacterium DNA.
GCGCGCAGGACGGCCGGCGTCTCGGTGGCGTCAGCGCCTACGCGGAGGTCAGCGGCTGTCGGCTCGCGGCCCTCGCGCGCTACTTCGGCGAGACCGGCGTCGAGGCGTGCGGGCGCTGCGGGGGCTGCCGCGGCAGCCTGCTCCCGGCGTTCGCGGATGACGCGGGCTCGTCCATCGAGCCGGCTCACGGCCGGCGCCCGGCGGTCGAGACCTTCACCCTCGGCCAGCCGGAGAGCTTCGGCATCGGTGTCGGCGCGCCCGCCCGCGTCGCGCGCCCGCTCACCGTCAAGCTGTCGGATTTCCAGCGCGGGCGCTGACCTCGCGTCGAGGAGGTGCGGGTCAGGGCAGGGCGAGACGCCGATCCTTCGTTAGGGTCCCCAGATCGGCGAGCGCCAGAGTCGAGATCCGTTCGGCCAGCGGATGACTGCTCGTGCCGGGGTGCACGACCCAGAGGTGCGTCAAGTCGAGGTCGTCCAGCGCGACGCGCATCGACTTGGTGACGGCAGGAGCATCGCCGTGCTTCAGCTCGAAGCCGAACCTGCGCCCGCGGCGCTCGACGAGCAGGTCGAGCTCGGCGCCGGCGTGCGTGCGGTAGAAGAAGACCTCGCGCTCGGCGCGCAGGCATTGCACGATCTGCTCGGCCGCGAAGCCCTCCCACGAGGCGCCCAGCTTGGGGTGGGAGAACAGCTCCAGGCGGCTCCGGATGCCGAGCAGATAGTGCAGGATCCCGGAGTCTCGCAGGTAGAGCTTGGGGGCCTTCACCAGGCGCTTGCCGACGTTCGAGAACCACGGCGGGAGCTGCCGCACCATGAAGCTCCCCGTCAGGATGTCGAGGTAGTGCCGGACGGCGTTCTCACCGGTTCCCATCGACCGGGCGAGCTCGGCGTGGTTCAGCGTCTGCCCGTGGTAGTGCGCCAGCATGGTCCAGAACCGCCGGAGCGCCGCCGCGGGAACGCGCACTCCCAGCAGCGGCACGTCGCGCTCGACGAACGTGCTGGCGAAGTCGCCACGCCACGCGAAGCTCTCGCCGTCGCTTCGCGCCAGGACCGAGCGAGGAAACCCGCCCCGCCGCCAGAGCAGCTCCTGCCGCGCGGCACCGACCTCCGTGATCCCCAGCCCGCCCATCTCGTGCATCGACACACGACCCGCGAGCGACTCGGAGATCCCCCGGACCAGCGCAGGGGACGCGCTGCCCAGGATCAGAAAGCGCGCCCGGGTTGGTCGGCGGTCTGCGAGCACGCGCAAGAGCTCGAAGAGCTCGGGCTTTCGCTGCGCCTCGTCGATCACGACCAGACCGCGGAGCGGACCGAGGACTTGCTTTGCGGTGTCCGTGCGCAGGGGTGATTCGGGATCCTCCAGGTCGAAGTAGGTGCTCGGCCGCCGAGCGGCGAGGGCGCGCGCGAGGGTGGTCTTCCCGCACTGCCGGGGGCCGACCAGCAGCGTCACCGGCGCGCGGGCGAGGCTCTTCTGCACCAAAGCCAGCAAATCGGGGCGCGGGACGGTCCGGCTCACTCCTTGAAAATACACCCACTATGAGAGGATTTTCAAGGATCCAACCCGGGTCGGATCCGCCCGTGTGGGCCTGCGCTCACCGCTCGCCCGCCTCGATCACCGCGCCGTACCCCTCACGGTAGGTCGGGTAGCGGAGCGCGTAGCCCGCGGCTCTGAGCCGTGCGTTCGAGCAGCGCTTGTGGCTGCCCCCGCGGCGCGCGCTCGCCTCCGGTCGTGGCACCGCCTTCGGCTCGGGTGCGCCGAGCCGCGCGGCGATCCACTGCATGACCTCGCGGCGGGGGGCAGGCTCGTCGTCCACTCCCAGGTACACCGACTCGGGACGTGGCAGGTCGAGCAGGAACGCGAGGGCGCCGGCGCAGTCGTCGCGGTGGAAGCGGTTCACGAAGTGGTCGTCGCCCTCCGGGTAGGTCGCCTCGCCGCGCCGGATGGCCGCCACCATGCTGGCGCGGCCGGGCCCGTAGATGCCGCCGAGCCGGAGCACCACGGCGTCGGGGCGTCGCTCGAAGAGGAGCGCCTCGGCCTCGCGCAGCGTGGCGCCCGAGAAGTGGGTGGCCGCTGCCGGCGAGGTCTCGTCCACCCAGCTCCCGTCGGTCTGGGCATACACGGCGGTGCTCGAGACGAACAGCACGCGTGCTGCGCGCCCGCCGAGCGCGTCGAGCGTGCTCGCCAGGGCGTCGACGTAGGTCTGCCGGTAGGCCTCGGCGTTGCTCTCGCTCGGGCCGGCGCAGAACACCAGGGCGTCGAAGACGCCGCTGATCCGAGCGAGCGCGCTCCGATCGGCGAGATCGAGCGCCACCCCGGTCACGCCGGGCGGGAGGCCGCTGGGCGCGCGGCGGACGCCCAGCACGTCGTCCCCCTGCGCGACCAGGAGCTCGCCCAGGCGGGCGCCGACGTAGCCC
It encodes the following:
- a CDS encoding SDR family oxidoreductase yields the protein MTRRILIAGAGYVGARLGELLVAQGDDVLGVRRAPSGLPPGVTGVALDLADRSALARISGVFDALVFCAGPSESNAEAYRQTYVDALASTLDALGGRAARVLFVSSTAVYAQTDGSWVDETSPAAATHFSGATLREAEALLFERRPDAVVLRLGGIYGPGRASMVAAIRRGEATYPEGDDHFVNRFHRDDCAGALAFLLDLPRPESVYLGVDDEPAPRREVMQWIAARLGAPEPKAVPRPEASARRGGSHKRCSNARLRAAGYALRYPTYREGYGAVIEAGER
- a CDS encoding ATP-binding protein: MTLLVGPRQCGKTTLARALAARRPSTYFDLEDPESPLRTDTAKQVLGPLRGLVVIDEAQRKPELFELLRVLADRRPTRARFLILGSASPALVRGISESLAGRVSMHEMGGLGITEVGAARQELLWRRGGFPRSVLARSDGESFAWRGDFASTFVERDVPLLGVRVPAAALRRFWTMLAHYHGQTLNHAELARSMGTGENAVRHYLDILTGSFMVRQLPPWFSNVGKRLVKAPKLYLRDSGILHYLLGIRSRLELFSHPKLGASWEGFAAEQIVQCLRAEREVFFYRTHAGAELDLLVERRGRRFGFELKHGDAPAVTKSMRVALDDLDLTHLWVVHPGTSSHPLAERISTLALADLGTLTKDRRLALP